In Deltaproteobacteria bacterium, the genomic stretch TTCCTGGCGTACATGTTCTGCTTCGCGCTCTTCACGAGCGGCTTCGCGCTCTTCGCGGAGCGCAGCTTCACCTGGGCCGACAAGCCCTTCGGCCCGCGCGAGATTGGCTACCTCTTCGCCTACTCCGGCGGCCTAGGCATTGTGCTCCAGGGCGGACTCATCGGCCGTCTGGTGAAGCGCTTCGGCGAGCCGGCGCTGGTGATGACGGGCTTCGTGGCCTTGGCGATCGCGTACGTGGGACTCGGGCTGGTGCACGCCATTCCGCCGCTGCTTGCGGTAACCACCGTGGCGGCGTACGGAAACGGCGTGTTGCGCCCGGCGCTGACGAGCCTCATCTCTGGGAGCGCCGCGCGGCACGAGCAGGGCGTGGTGCTCGGCTTGAACCAGTCGCTGACGTCGGCGGCCCAGATCGTGGCGCCGGTGATCGCCGGGACGCTCATCGACGCGGGGCAGCTCTTCGTTTGGGCCGTGCTGGCGGCGGCGTCGGCGGGCGTGGGCTTGCTGCTCTCGCGCTGGGGCTCGGCGAAGGTGGCCGTCGCGCCGCGACCGGCCCCGGGGACTTGATGCGGGAACCTCCAGTCGGCGGGCGCTGTCCCATGGCGCGAACCCGATTCTGGAGGCCCACATGCTCGATTCATTTCGCGACGGCGGTTTCGGAATGTTCCCCACGCTGATCTTCGGCCTGGTGCTGGTGGCGCTCTCGGTGCGCTACGCGGCCAAGCCCGAGCAGCGCCAGGTGCCGCTGCTCATCAGCATGGGGCTGCTCACAAACTTCGCGGGCGCGCTCGGCTTCGTGATGGGCGTGATCACCACCATGAAGGCGGTGGGCCAGGTGCCGGCCGAGGAGCACTGGATCGCCATGCTTGGCGTGGGCGAGTCGCTCAACAACATGGCGCTCGCGTTCGCGCTCTGCGTGATGGCCACGCTCTGCGTCGTCATCGGCGCGTGGCGGCTCTCGACGGCCGCGGCGAACGGTGTCACCCAGACCGCGCGCTAGGTTCGGCTGAGCTCGATCTCCACCTGGCCCTGCGCGTCGTCGATGGTGACGCGCACGGCCTTGGCGCTCGCGCTGTCCGGCAGGCTGAACTGGCGCGTGGTGGGCGCGGGCCGCGCGGGCTCGAGCTTCCGCAGCGAGGGCGAGGTCTTCACCCAGCGATCGACGTCGGCGGGCGGCGCGTGCCACTTCACGTCGACTTGATACGCGCCGTTGCGCATCTCGGCCTGCGAGGTGACGTTCTCGGCCGAGCGCGGGAGCGGCGCGAGCTGCGCAGCGCGAAGCGTCTCCACCACGGGGCCGCGGGTGTAGTTCCACACGCCCACCACGCCGCCCAGCACGGCTCCGGCACCGAGCACGACGACGATGGCCACGAAGGCCTTGTTGCTCTTCGGCGGGGGCGAGGCCACGGCGGTCATGCGTGGGTGAGGATCTCCGCGCCATCGCGGCCGACGAGGATGGTGTGCTCGAACTGCGCGGTGCGCAGACCGTCGGCGGTGACCACCGTCCAGCCGTCGTCCCAGTCGGCGTGGCGCCAGGTGCCGAGGGTGATCATCGGCTCGATGGTGAAGACCATGCCCTCTTCCATCACCGTGCGCGCCTCGGGGTCGTAGTAGTGCGGCACCTGCGGCTCGGTGTGGAAGACCTGGCCGATGCCGTGGCCGCAGTACGCGCGCACCACGCCATAGCCGTGCTTCTCCGCGTGGGCCTCGATGGCCTTGCCGATGGCGTGGATGGGCCGGCCCGGCTTCACCGCCGCGATGCCCAGCTCCAGGCACTCCTCGGTCACCTTCACCAGCTTGCGCGAGACCTCGTCCACGTTGCCCACCAGGAACGTGGCCGAGCAGTCGCCGTGCATGCCATCGAGATATATCGTGACGTCCAGGTTTACGATGTCGCCGTCGACGAGCGCGCGCGAGTCCGGGATGCCGTGGCAGATGACCTCGTTCACCGAGGTGCAGAGCGACTTGGGATAGCCGTGGTAGTTCAGCGTGCTCGGGTAGCCGCCGCGCTTGATGTAGCCCTCGTGGCAGATGCGATCGAGCGCGTCCGTCGTCACGCCGGGCTTCACCGCGGCGCCGGTCTCCACGAGCACTTCCGCGGCGGCCTTGCAGGCCTTGCGCAGGCGCTCCATCCGCGTCGCGGGATCGCCCGCGATTCCAGGACCGGGGTTGCCGCTGGTGGCGTAGTCGGTGCGCGGGATGTTGGCCGGCACGGGAAGCGTGGGGCTCACCTTGCCCGGGCGCACGGGCGCGCCGCGCGAGCGCTCGAGGGCCGCTTTGAACGTCGAGCGTCCGGCCGCGTCGCGGTCCTTGTGACACTTCTTGTATTTCGTGCCGCTCCCGCACCAGCACGGCTCGTTGGGGCCGGGGAGCTTGGCAGGCGGAGAGGCGAGTTCGGTGGTCACGGACAAACTCTAAGCCGACGCCGCCTGCCTCGCCACGTCACGCGTCAACGCGCAGCAACCACGGAATTCGTGGTCTGGCCCGGCTCGGGCAGCTTGAAGCCAATCGACAGCGCCAGCAGGTGCGCGTGCCCCGTGAAGGTCGCCGGAAAGTTGGGGTCTTGCGAGGTGCGCGTCTGCTGCAAGAGGAACGCGTAGGCGAGGTCGGCGCGCACGCCCTGCCAGAGCTCGCGGCCCGCGCCGAGGCAGAACTGCCAGCGGTTGCCGTCGGGCGCGTCGGAGCCGAGTGT encodes the following:
- the map gene encoding type I methionyl aminopeptidase, translated to MTTELASPPAKLPGPNEPCWCGSGTKYKKCHKDRDAAGRSTFKAALERSRGAPVRPGKVSPTLPVPANIPRTDYATSGNPGPGIAGDPATRMERLRKACKAAAEVLVETGAAVKPGVTTDALDRICHEGYIKRGGYPSTLNYHGYPKSLCTSVNEVICHGIPDSRALVDGDIVNLDVTIYLDGMHGDCSATFLVGNVDEVSRKLVKVTEECLELGIAAVKPGRPIHAIGKAIEAHAEKHGYGVVRAYCGHGIGQVFHTEPQVPHYYDPEARTVMEEGMVFTIEPMITLGTWRHADWDDGWTVVTADGLRTAQFEHTILVGRDGAEILTHA